The genomic region ATAGATTGAGAATCATGGTGACAGGACCGAAGAGGTCCAAGATTCGATCCTGGATGGTCCTGAAGGATCTCTCGATACCCTTCTTGGAATATTTTCCATGTTTAGTGAGGTATCGTAAGAGTATGGGGTCAATTTCGGGCGTCAGCACCACCTTCTTGGGGATGCATGGTCGGGGGCATTCCGCCTTTAACTTGTTGCGGTTAGCCTTATCCACCGACCTGCGAGCCCAATGTTCTATATATTGGGACACTTCAGGGGTGGGAGCCCAGTCTCCAGAGCGTGGATGGGTTATAGCCTCTGGGTCAAAGAAAGGCTCTCCACGAGAGTCTAACACGATGTCACCCTGGGGTACAGGGTTAGCGTCCTCAGGGATCGCCATATGCCCACTATCCTCAATTGCATCGTCAGACTCATTGGCATCAGCCACTTCGGATTCTGCGGAGGATTCTTCATCTGTAGAATCTACAAATGAATCCGGTTTGGTCCGTCTAGCGGATCGTTGCCCCTGCTTACGCAACTCCCCGGGGCCCAGGGGTCTATTAGAGTCTGGAGGCAAAGTGGGTCGGCAGGCCGGTTCGGGAACTGCCTGGTGCATACAAtttacttcccctgccggggagtcggataCCATGATGGTATGATTGCGTTTTTGAGACGCTTTACCCTTTTTATAGGGTGGTTCGCCACTGCATGAGGGTTTTTGAGAAGTATGTGCAGGGTGCTGCGAACTTTTGGGGGGTAGGACAGAGGACATCGCTGCTTGCACTGATTTATTTATCAGATCTTGGATCTGGGCAGCAGTCAGGTAAAGGGGTGCATCCAAGGAAGGATCCTCTCCCCTGGGGGAACTAGTAGTATTGTCATCTGCCATAATGttagtcagtatggggtatgtgaatgtacccagggACTGTAGCAGTTAGAATCTACAAGGGCTTTATAGAGGTAAGCTGGGGCAGTAGGGGTAATAGGGAATAAATTCCCAGTAAATACCGACAAAGTACAGCGACAACTAGTCCAGGCTCCGTCCCTCACGCCGATCTCACTGAACTGGAGATTGCGATGCAGGGAGGAGTGTTGAAAAATCGCAGAGCGGCGTAATCTCGCGAGATTACCGCTCACTGTGTACAGATAGGACGAGCTATCTGACTAAGACACGCCTACCTCCCCTCCGCGCGGAGCGAGCGCgaaaaggaggaagaagaagaagagaggtaAATAAAATGGTGCCGAAGATGGCGCTGAAGAAGAAATGAGTTGACTTGTGACAGGCGCCGCACAGGGGCGGCGTGTGCCGCTGACAGGAAAAAGAAAAACCCCGAAGAGTCAGAGTATAGAAATAATAGATTATATAGTCGCAAATATAATGAATAGAATGTAATAGAAAATAGAATGAAAAACACAGGGCAACAGGGAGGACTGTATTATAGAATACAGACCTATACTTgaaatgcccagacagtcaaacaacagtgataatacttatctgaagttctgctatgagcagaaagaaagaggaggagacgaTGGAAGCAGTCCTTTATATACCAAGCATCCTGACCAGGGATTGGTCAATACACCCtatggactgctgggagttgtagttttaagtgGTTCTTTAAAGTTTTAGTAAAAATTCATTAAAAGAGTTTtgaatttctgctatgggcattaataaaggaagattaatgcataagatactcgcctcctgtctgatatataactcaggatcagtacaggataagtaatgtaatgtatgtacacagtgacctcaccagcagaatagtgagtacagctctggagtataatacaggatataactcaggatcagtaaaggataagtaatgtaatgtatgtacacagtgaccccaccagcagaatagtgagtgcagctctggagtataatacaggatataactcaggatcagtacaggataagtaatgtaatgtatgtacacagtgaccccaccagcagaatagtgagtgcagctctggagtataatacaggatataactcaggatcagtacaggataagtaatgtatgtacacagtgacctcaccagcagaatagtgagtacagctctggggtataatacaggatataactcaggatcagtacaggataagtaatgtaatgtatgtacacagtgacctcaccagcagaatagtgagtacagctctggagtataatacaggatataactcaggatcagtacaggataagtaatgtaatgtatgtacacagtgacctcaccagcagaatagtgagtacagctctggatcataatacaggatataactcaggatcagtacaggataagtaatgtaatatatatacacagtgacctcaccagcagaatagcgagtacagctctggagtataatacaggatatgactcaggatcagtacaggataagtaatgtaatgtatgtacacagtgacctcaccagtagaatagtgagtacagctctgaagtataatacaggatataactcaggatcagtacaggataagtaatgtaatgtatgtacacagtg from Hyla sarda isolate aHylSar1 chromosome 11, aHylSar1.hap1, whole genome shotgun sequence harbors:
- the LOC130295423 gene encoding uncharacterized protein LOC130295423, with product MADDNTTSSPRGEDPSLDAPLYLTAAQIQDLINKSVQAAMSSVLPPKSSQHPAHTSQKPSCSGEPPYKKGKASQKRNHTIMVSDSPAGEVNCMHQAVPEPACRPTLPPDSNRPLGPGELRKQGQRSARRTKPDSFVDSTDEESSAESEVADANESDDAIEDSGHMAIPEDANPVPQGDIVLDSRGEPFFDPEAITHPRSGDWAPTPEVSQYIEHWARRSVDKANRNKLKAECPRPCIPKKVVLTPEIDPILLRYLTKHGKYSKKGIERSFRTIQDRILDLFGPVTMILNLSEQAAATDQPIDLLQLRGWAQRAVCLLGCANTTCATERRRSILMRLDPQLSHLAETEPGPAAEGLLFGDTLIKDINKMVGLYTSLDKAQTSLKKSSSAKVFTTAGRSRSRSAGRNYNTRPYNRAPAPQYNQAPQPYPVPVAQSSPFFPPRGRPWRGRGGRGYPRSRHTTGY